A window from Nitrospira sp. ND1 encodes these proteins:
- a CDS encoding murein hydrolase activator EnvC encodes MKWARWGCVVVAAHLVLWTVPAWAERKDSYADKIEQEKKTLEKLRGTIVEKRKKADEAEKKRESVLQGLQSLDERLVRYRQEHQDVVKKLKKKDVEIEQMSVQLSRLSERIDERQDAIAARLRVQYVEGRFWHLRTLLAASSSGDFQRRFRYLSAVTQREYEIMETYRKDAERIAEVERSREEARQGILAYKASTEEKLAQIQGLKKQKRVYLAKITQEKESHDRAVEELERSANRVDSLLKELETRRRAALATRPPSATGGLRALRGTLLWPTEGQVVSYFGRQKHPTFNTYIQRKGIEIRAAEGSNIRSVLAGQVVYADWLKGYGLVIIMDHANGVFSLYAHASKILTAVGARIEAGEAIGETGDTGMTGENTLYFELREGAEPVDPLVWLSKR; translated from the coding sequence ATGAAGTGGGCGCGATGGGGATGTGTTGTGGTGGCTGCTCATCTGGTCTTGTGGACTGTCCCTGCCTGGGCGGAGCGCAAGGACTCGTACGCGGACAAGATCGAGCAAGAAAAGAAAACGCTGGAAAAGTTGCGCGGCACGATTGTCGAGAAACGTAAGAAGGCGGACGAGGCGGAAAAGAAACGCGAGTCGGTCCTGCAGGGATTGCAGTCCTTGGACGAACGTCTGGTTCGTTACCGGCAGGAACACCAGGACGTCGTGAAGAAGCTCAAAAAGAAGGATGTGGAAATCGAGCAGATGAGCGTGCAGCTGAGCCGGCTGTCCGAACGCATCGATGAACGGCAGGATGCCATCGCTGCTCGCTTGCGGGTTCAATATGTCGAGGGGCGGTTTTGGCACCTGAGAACGCTCCTGGCGGCCAGTTCTTCCGGAGACTTTCAGCGGCGGTTTCGATATCTCTCGGCCGTGACGCAGCGAGAGTATGAGATCATGGAAACCTACCGGAAAGATGCCGAGCGGATCGCCGAGGTCGAGCGGAGTCGAGAAGAGGCACGCCAGGGCATCCTGGCCTACAAGGCCAGCACCGAGGAAAAGCTGGCTCAGATCCAAGGGTTGAAAAAACAGAAACGGGTGTATCTCGCTAAAATCACTCAAGAAAAGGAATCGCATGATCGGGCCGTAGAGGAACTGGAGCGGTCTGCCAACCGGGTCGACAGCTTGCTGAAGGAACTGGAAACCAGACGTCGGGCAGCGCTGGCGACTCGTCCACCCTCCGCGACAGGAGGCCTTCGCGCATTACGTGGGACGCTCCTATGGCCGACCGAAGGGCAAGTGGTGTCCTACTTCGGCCGGCAGAAGCATCCGACCTTCAATACCTATATCCAGCGAAAAGGGATTGAGATTCGCGCTGCGGAAGGGAGTAATATACGGTCGGTGCTTGCAGGCCAGGTTGTCTACGCGGACTGGTTGAAAGGCTACGGACTCGTTATAATCATGGATCATGCAAACGGAGTTTTTTCGTTGTATGCCCATGCGTCGAAAATATTGACGGCGGTCGGGGCCCGGATCGAAGCCGGAGAAGCGATCGGTGAAACGGGCGACACGGGCATGACGGGTGAGAATACGCTCTATTTTGAGTTGCGCGAGGGGGCAGAGCCGGTGGATCCCCTCGTGTGGCTGTCGAAGCGATAG
- a CDS encoding S41 family peptidase — protein MEQRRSRRWLYLLLMVTVALGIGIVLEKGLERTGHASETYEELRTFSEVLTQVQKHYVDDTKVKDLVQGAIRGMLSTLDPHSAYMTPEMYKEMQVETKGEFGGVGIQIGVKENRLAVISPIEGTPAHRAGIKAGDFITKVNDEPTKDLTLMDAVQKMRGPKGTKVNLTIQRDGTADPLAFSLVRDTIKIESVKFKVLDNIIGYVRLTQFQEATGRDLSRALKQFKEQKVQGTILDLRNNPGGLLTAAVDVSEQFVGNGKLIVYTKGREGKKDEWFSKTKETLEDSPMIILVNEGSASASEIVAGALQDWGRAVIVGTTSFGKGSVQTILPLGDGSGLRLTTAKYYTPKGRSIQSTGITPDIVVKLQTQTVAKAGEKDGKESEPKTAKAPAAGKDPSPSAKPGEEPAHKNGAVSAGDGAGDISLDDDVQLQKAVELLKTWKIFKELRPAA, from the coding sequence ATGGAACAGCGGCGAAGCCGACGGTGGTTATATCTTTTGCTGATGGTGACGGTAGCCCTGGGTATCGGCATTGTGCTGGAAAAGGGATTGGAACGGACCGGCCACGCCTCCGAGACCTATGAAGAGCTGCGGACCTTCTCCGAGGTCTTGACGCAGGTGCAGAAACACTACGTCGACGATACAAAGGTGAAAGACCTCGTACAGGGTGCGATTCGCGGGATGCTCTCCACGTTGGATCCGCACTCAGCCTATATGACGCCCGAGATGTACAAGGAAATGCAGGTCGAAACGAAAGGCGAATTCGGCGGGGTCGGGATTCAGATCGGCGTGAAGGAGAATCGCCTTGCCGTCATTTCCCCGATCGAAGGCACGCCTGCCCATCGAGCCGGGATCAAGGCGGGTGATTTCATTACTAAGGTGAACGACGAACCCACAAAGGATTTGACGCTGATGGATGCGGTGCAGAAAATGCGCGGCCCCAAAGGCACCAAGGTGAACCTCACGATCCAGCGGGACGGTACGGCAGACCCGCTGGCGTTTTCATTGGTGCGGGACACCATCAAGATCGAAAGCGTGAAGTTCAAGGTGCTCGACAATATCATTGGGTATGTGCGTTTGACGCAGTTCCAGGAAGCCACGGGACGGGACCTCAGCCGGGCGCTCAAGCAGTTCAAGGAGCAGAAGGTTCAGGGGACGATTCTCGACTTGCGGAACAATCCCGGTGGCCTGTTGACGGCGGCCGTCGATGTGTCCGAACAGTTTGTGGGGAACGGGAAGCTGATCGTCTATACCAAGGGTCGTGAGGGGAAGAAGGATGAGTGGTTCTCCAAGACGAAGGAGACGCTGGAAGATTCGCCGATGATCATCCTGGTGAACGAAGGGTCGGCTAGCGCGTCGGAGATTGTGGCCGGTGCGTTGCAGGATTGGGGACGGGCCGTCATTGTCGGGACCACGTCGTTCGGCAAGGGATCCGTCCAGACGATTCTGCCGCTGGGTGACGGGTCGGGACTTCGGCTCACGACTGCCAAGTACTACACGCCGAAGGGGCGCTCGATTCAGTCCACCGGCATCACGCCGGACATTGTGGTCAAACTGCAAACGCAGACCGTCGCAAAGGCCGGCGAGAAAGACGGAAAAGAGTCTGAACCGAAGACGGCCAAAGCGCCTGCAGCCGGAAAGGATCCATCGCCTTCGGCCAAGCCGGGTGAGGAGCCTGCGCACAAGAATGGCGCCGTGTCGGCCGGGGATGGGGCCGGGGATATTTCGCTGGATGATGACGTGCAGCTTCAAAAGGCCGTTGAGCTGTTGAAGACCTGGAAGATCTTTAAGGAGCTGCGGCCGGCGGCGTAG
- a CDS encoding histidinol-phosphatase produces MDDRTHQLAQIFRAMANLLASQRANPYRVRAYRKAADSILTVTGDLADLAARHQLQEIPGIGRDLAVKIEEFLATGTIRAYEELKTPLPEEVAGWASLPGLSDALVSYLYFRLNIRTLADLESLVASHLLRTQPGFSGSEDTLLAAIRERIGTVPTTPPAAAP; encoded by the coding sequence ATGGACGACCGCACCCATCAACTTGCGCAGATCTTTCGTGCGATGGCCAACCTGCTGGCAAGCCAACGCGCCAATCCTTATCGCGTCCGCGCGTATCGGAAAGCGGCCGATTCGATCCTGACGGTTACGGGAGACCTGGCTGATCTAGCCGCGCGCCATCAGCTTCAGGAGATCCCCGGAATCGGGCGGGACTTGGCAGTGAAGATTGAAGAGTTTCTGGCGACAGGAACGATTCGCGCCTATGAAGAACTGAAGACACCGTTGCCGGAGGAAGTGGCCGGCTGGGCTTCGTTGCCGGGCCTCTCTGATGCCCTGGTGAGTTACTTATATTTCCGGCTGAACATCCGCACATTGGCCGACCTGGAAAGCCTGGTTGCGTCCCATCTCTTACGAACACAACCAGGTTTTTCCGGGTCGGAAGACACGCTGCTCGCCGCCATCCGCGAACGGATCGGAACCGTGCCGACTACGCCGCCGGCCGCAGCTCCTTAA
- the thiS gene encoding sulfur carrier protein ThiS, with protein sequence MHVNGESRGIGDGETVAALLHELEIRADRVAVELNLEILDRKDFETRGLREGDRVEILSFIGGGAR encoded by the coding sequence ATTCACGTGAATGGTGAATCTCGCGGAATCGGCGATGGGGAGACGGTTGCAGCGCTGTTGCACGAGTTGGAGATCCGCGCGGATCGCGTCGCCGTCGAATTGAATTTGGAGATTCTGGATCGCAAGGATTTTGAAACCCGCGGACTCCGCGAGGGGGATCGGGTGGAGATATTGAGCTTTATTGGTGGCGGAGCGAGGTAA